A window from Triticum aestivum cultivar Chinese Spring chromosome 6D, IWGSC CS RefSeq v2.1, whole genome shotgun sequence encodes these proteins:
- the LOC123143836 gene encoding probable diaminopimelate decarboxylase, chloroplastic, whose product MAAANLLSRSLVPSLTPNPGSQPSRSRAASVSLRRRHGPAAPLRASLSTASPSTRVAMGEAPKHCFQRGADGHLYCEGVRVEDTMAAADRTPFYLYSKPQVVRNFTAYDKALQGLRSIVGYAVKANNNLSVLQLLRGLGCGAVLVSGNELRLALRAGFDPTRCIFNGNGKTLEDLILAAESGVFVNIDSEFDLENIVAAARVAGRQVPVLLRINPDVDPQVHPYVATGNKTSKFGIRNEKLQWFLDSIKSYSNDIKLVGVHCHLGSTITKVDIFRDAANLMVNFVDEIRAQGFELEYLNIGGGLGIDYHHTGAVLPTPMDLINTVRELVLSRDLTLIIEPGRSLIANTCCFVNKVTGVKSNGTKNFIVVDGSMAELIRPSLYGAYQHIELVSPSPGAEVATFDIVGPVCESADFLGKDRELPTPDKGAGLVVHDAGAYCMSMASTYNLKMRPAEYWVEDDGSIVKIRHGETFDDYMKFFDGLPA is encoded by the exons ATGGCGGCGGCCAACCTCCTCTCCCGCTCCCTCGTCCCCTCGCTGACCCCCAACCCCGGCAGCCAACCAAGCCGCAGCCGCGCCGCATCCGTCTCCCTCCGCCGCCGTCACGGGCCCGCGGCCCCCCTCCGCGCCTCCCTCTCCACCGCCTCCCCGTCCACACGCGTGGCCATGGGGGAGGCGCCCAAGCACTGCTTCCAGCGCGGCGCCGACGGCCACCTCTACTGCGAGGGGGTGAGGGTGGAGGACACGATGGCAGCGGCCGACAGGACCCCGTTCTATCTCTACAGCAAGCCGCAGGTCGTCCGGAATTTCACCGCCTACGACAAGGCGCTCCAGGGGCTCCGCTCAATCGTGGGGTACGCGGTGAAGGCCAACAACAACCTCAGCGTGCTGCAGCTCCTGCGTGGGCTCGGGTGCGGCGCCGTCCTCGTCAGCGGCAACGAGCTCCGCCTCGCGCTACGGGCGGGATTTGACCCCACCAG GTGCATATTTAATGGAAATGGAAAGACACTGGAAGATCTTATTTTAGCCGCAGAGAGTGGAGTATTTGTAAATATAGACAGTGAATTTGATTTGGAGAATATTGTCGCTGCTGCAAGAGTTGCAGGAAGGCAAGTGCCTGTTTTGCTCAGAATTAATCCAGATGTGGACCCACAG GTTCATCCCTATGTTGCCACTGGAAACAAAACATCCAAATTTGGGATTCGCAATGAAAAATTGCAGTGGTTCTTAGACTCTATTAAATCATATTCAAATGATATCAAACTGGTGGGTGTTCATTGCCATCTTGGATCTACCATTACAAAG GTCGATATATTCAGAGACGCTGCAAATCTTATGGTGAACTTTGTTGATGAAATTCGAGCACAAGGTTTTGAGTTGGAGTACCTAAATATTGGAGGTGGTTTGGGGATAGACTACCACCACACTGGTGCAGTCTTGCCTACACCTATGGATCTTATCAACACT GTCCGGGAATTGGTCCTCTCACGGGATCTTACTCTCATTATTGAACCTGGAAGATCCCTGATCGCCAATACTTGCTGCTTCGTCAACAAGGTCACTGGTGTAAAATCTAACGGCACAAAGAATTTCATTGTAGTTGATGGCAGCATGGCCGAGCTCATCAGGCCTAGTCTATATGGAGCATATCAG CATATAGAACTAGTTTCCCCCTCTCCAGGTGCAGAAGTAGCAACCTTTGATATTGTTGGGCCAGTCTGTGAATCTGCAGATTTCCTTGGCAAAGACAGGGAGCTTCCAACACCTGACAAG GGAGCTGGTTTGGTTGTCCACGACGCAGGAGCCTACTGCATGAGCATGGCTTCGACCTACAACCTGAAGATGAGACCAGCCGAGTACTGG GTAGAGGACGATGGGTCCATCGTTAAGATCAGGCATGGTGAAACATTTGACGACTACATGAAGTTCTTTGATGGTCTTCCTGCCTAG